ACGGCTCTGCAAGTCGAGTCTCGAGCCGTGTGTGAGCACCTGAGTTCCCTGGGAGAAGTCGAACACGAAGCGGGAAGCATCTATCGGCGGGGACTCTTCGCCGCGAAAGACAGATGCTGGGAGGTCTTCGTCGCCGAGGTAGGCACGAACAACCCGCGCACTGCATACGAGACGGAACGGGCCATCAACAAACTCCAGCCCAAGGTGGCGCTGCTGGTCGGAGTTGCCGGTGGCCTGAAGGACGTCACCGTGGGTGCGGTCGTCGCCGCGTCGGAGGTCTACAACTATGACTCAGGAAAGGAGGCCGAGGGATTCAGAGCGAGACCCAGGGGAAGCGAATGTAGCGCGCCGCTGGTGCAGAGGGCACGTATCGATGCGGGTACCAGCCAATGGACGAACCGCGTCAAGGACGGGCTGGCCGGACAGCAACCCAAGGTCTTCATAGGCCCTATCGTCTCGGGCGAGAAGGTCATCGCCAATACGAACTCACCTGTCTATCGGTTCATCCGCAGCGTGTACGATGACGCTCTCGCGACGGAAATGGAGGGCAGTGGCTTCATGGTGGCCGCACGCTCCAATCCAGGCGTGGACGCCATCGTGATTCGTGGCATTTCCGACCTGATCGATGAAAAGGCCAGATCGGATGCGGGCGGATCACAGGAGGTCGCGTCGAGACATGCCAGTGCCTTCGCCTTCGAAATGCTGTCCAACCTGGGCACGACCCGCTACGCCTCCGCCGCCCCCAGGAGCAGCAAGACCACCCGCCTTGTCTGGACGTCCGCTCTCGCCATCATGGGAACGGTGCTGGGGTATTCCGCTCTCAACCGAGTCGCCTCGATACAACCTGCCCCCACGACGCTCGGCAGCCTCCAGCAAACCCGAATCACTCCCACGCAACAGCCCCAA
The sequence above is drawn from the Archangium gephyra genome and encodes:
- a CDS encoding 5'-methylthioadenosine/S-adenosylhomocysteine nucleosidase — its product is MSPRLQPTPGLRALIVTALQVESRAVCEHLSSLGEVEHEAGSIYRRGLFAAKDRCWEVFVAEVGTNNPRTAYETERAINKLQPKVALLVGVAGGLKDVTVGAVVAASEVYNYDSGKEAEGFRARPRGSECSAPLVQRARIDAGTSQWTNRVKDGLAGQQPKVFIGPIVSGEKVIANTNSPVYRFIRSVYDDALATEMEGSGFMVAARSNPGVDAIVIRGISDLIDEKARSDAGGSQEVASRHASAFAFEMLSNLGTTRYASAAPRSSKTTRLVWTSALAIMGTVLGYSALNRVASIQPAPTTLGSLQQTRITPTQQPQLAPPSAGRIQRVNQARPSLVGPARTIEQLRALTAVSLATGSTTTLSQLDPGHIAFIQPWNISPTAEATPQRTSRNTYEVHRLRTGQFVLIGSISQQDAVGIKAGTQSLNLQPGAKPSNESIIGIPFEMIRSTQVQRTSAESQSVHVELTDP